Proteins encoded within one genomic window of Mesorhizobium sp. AR10:
- the rpsQ gene encoding 30S ribosomal protein S17, which produces MPKRILQGTVVSDKNEKTVVVKVERRFTHPVMKKTVRMTKKYKAHDENNAHKVGDQVFIQESKPISKDKRWIVVSSDQA; this is translated from the coding sequence ATGCCAAAGCGCATTCTGCAGGGCACCGTCGTCAGCGACAAGAACGAGAAGACGGTTGTCGTCAAGGTCGAACGGCGCTTCACGCATCCCGTGATGAAGAAGACCGTGCGCATGACCAAGAAGTACAAGGCGCACGACGAGAACAACGCCCACAAGGTTGGCGATCAGGTGTTCATCCAGGAATCGAAGCCGATTTCCAAGGACAAGCGCTGGATCGTCGTATCCTCGGATCAGGCGTAA
- the rplN gene encoding 50S ribosomal protein L14 has translation MIQMQTNLDVADNSGARRVMCIKVLGGSKRKYASVGDIIVVSIKEAIPRGRVKKGDVMKAVVVRTAKDIRRPDGSVIRFDKNAAVLVDNKKEPIGTRIFGPVPRELRAKNHMKIISLAPEVL, from the coding sequence ATGATTCAGATGCAAACAAACCTCGACGTCGCGGATAATTCCGGCGCCCGTCGTGTCATGTGCATCAAGGTGCTGGGCGGCTCGAAGCGGAAATACGCTTCCGTGGGCGACATCATCGTGGTGTCGATCAAGGAAGCCATCCCGCGCGGCCGCGTGAAGAAGGGCGATGTGATGAAGGCGGTCGTGGTTCGCACGGCCAAGGACATCCGCCGCCCGGACGGCAGCGTGATCCGTTTCGACAAGAACGCAGCCGTTCTCGTCGACAACAAGAAAGAGCCGATCGGCACGCGTATCTTCGGACCGGTTCCGCGCGAACTCCGCGCCAAGAACCACATGAAGATCATCTCGCTCGCGCCTGAAGTGCTGTAA
- the rplX gene encoding 50S ribosomal protein L24 gives MQKIRKGDKVVVLAGKDKGRSGEVLSVQPKEDTALVRGVNMIRRHQKQSQSQEGGIITKEAPIQLSNIALADPKDGKPTRVGFIFQKDGKKVRVAKRSGEVING, from the coding sequence ATGCAGAAGATTAGAAAAGGCGACAAGGTCGTCGTGCTGGCCGGCAAGGACAAGGGCCGTTCGGGCGAAGTCCTCTCGGTACAGCCGAAGGAAGACACCGCGCTGGTGCGCGGCGTCAACATGATCCGTCGTCACCAGAAGCAGTCCCAGTCCCAAGAGGGCGGGATCATCACCAAGGAAGCGCCGATCCAGCTGTCGAACATCGCGCTGGCCGACCCCAAGGATGGCAAGCCGACCCGCGTCGGTTTCATCTTCCAGAAGGACGGCAAGAAGGTGCGCGTCGCCAAGCGCTCGGGAGAAGTCATCAATGGCTAA
- the rplE gene encoding 50S ribosomal protein L5, producing the protein MAKAQTTKPKAESKQSKAQNTPRLKQVYNETIRKALQEQFGYDNEMQVPRIDKIVLNMGVGEATGDSKKPSIAAEDLAMIAGQKAVVTRARNSIAGFKVREKMPIGAKVTLRKERMYEFLDRLVNIALPRVRDFRGLNPKSFDGRGNYAMGIKEHIVFPEINYDKVDQIWGMDVIVCTTAKTDDEARALLKAFNFPFRQ; encoded by the coding sequence ATGGCTAAGGCTCAAACCACGAAGCCCAAGGCTGAAAGCAAGCAGTCCAAGGCCCAGAACACGCCGCGTCTCAAGCAGGTCTACAACGAGACCATCCGCAAGGCGCTGCAGGAGCAGTTCGGCTACGACAATGAGATGCAGGTTCCGCGCATCGACAAGATCGTGCTGAACATGGGCGTTGGCGAAGCGACTGGCGATTCGAAGAAGCCTTCGATCGCAGCGGAAGACCTGGCGATGATCGCCGGCCAGAAGGCCGTCGTCACCCGCGCCCGCAACTCGATCGCCGGCTTCAAGGTCCGCGAGAAGATGCCGATCGGCGCCAAGGTCACGCTGCGCAAGGAACGCATGTACGAGTTCCTCGACCGTCTCGTGAACATCGCGCTGCCGCGCGTCCGCGACTTCCGCGGACTGAATCCGAAGAGCTTCGATGGCCGTGGCAACTATGCCATGGGCATTAAGGAACACATCGTGTTCCCGGAGATCAACTACGACAAGGTTGATCAGATCTGGGGCATGGACGTCATCGTTTGTACGACTGCGAAGACGGACGACGAAGCCAGGGCATTGCTCAAGGCCTTCAACTTCCCCTTCCGCCAGTAA
- the rpsN gene encoding 30S ribosomal protein S14 has translation MAKTSSVEKNNRRRKLVDQYAARRKALKAIIMDQSKPMEERFRAQLKLAAMPRNSAKIRIRNRCEVTGRPRAYYRKLKVSRIALRDLGNNGQIPGLVKSSW, from the coding sequence ATGGCAAAGACCAGCTCAGTCGAGAAGAACAACAGGCGCCGCAAGCTTGTGGACCAGTACGCTGCAAGGCGTAAGGCCCTCAAGGCGATCATCATGGATCAGTCCAAGCCGATGGAGGAGCGCTTCCGCGCCCAGCTGAAGCTTGCGGCGATGCCGCGCAACTCGGCCAAGATCCGCATCCGTAACCGCTGCGAAGTCACCGGACGTCCGCGTGCCTACTATCGCAAGCTCAAAGTATCGCGCATCGCGCTCCGTGATCTCGGCAATAACGGCCAGATCCCGGGCCTGGTCAAGTCGAGCTGGTAA
- the rpsH gene encoding 30S ribosomal protein S8 yields the protein MSLSDPLGDMLTRIRNAYGRKKSSVSTPASRLRTRVLDVLKAEGYIRDYSQTDFDNGKSEIEIELKYFDGAPVVREIARVSKPGRRVYVSAKSIPHVANGLGIAILSTPKGVMADHEAREQNVGGEILCQIF from the coding sequence ATGTCATTGAGCGATCCTCTCGGCGATATGCTGACCCGCATCCGCAACGCCTATGGCCGCAAGAAGTCGAGCGTTTCGACGCCGGCGTCGCGCCTGCGTACCCGCGTCCTCGACGTGCTGAAGGCTGAAGGCTATATCCGCGACTACAGCCAGACCGACTTCGACAACGGCAAGTCCGAAATCGAGATCGAGCTGAAGTATTTCGACGGAGCGCCGGTCGTGCGCGAAATCGCCCGTGTCTCGAAGCCGGGCCGTCGCGTCTACGTTTCGGCCAAGTCGATCCCGCACGTCGCCAACGGCCTCGGCATCGCCATCCTTTCGACACCGAAGGGCGTGATGGCCGACCACGAAGCACGCGAACAGAATGTCGGCGGCGAAATCCTCTGCCAGATTTTCTAA
- the rplF gene encoding 50S ribosomal protein L6, producing the protein MSRIGKKPVSLPQGVTATVNGQTVTAKGPKGELKFVVNEEVLVKMEGSEIAVQPRDQTKTARSKWGMSRTQIVNILQGVKDGFEKKLEITGVGYRAAMQGKNLQLALGFSHDVVYETPAGITITVPKPTEITVTGIDKQMVGQVAAEIREYRGPEPYKGKGVRYAGEKIVRKEGKKK; encoded by the coding sequence ATGTCTCGTATTGGAAAGAAACCCGTTTCGCTGCCCCAGGGCGTGACCGCGACCGTCAACGGCCAGACCGTGACGGCGAAGGGCCCCAAGGGCGAGCTGAAGTTTGTGGTGAACGAAGAAGTGCTGGTCAAGATGGAAGGCAGCGAGATCGCTGTCCAGCCGCGCGACCAGACCAAGACCGCCCGCTCCAAGTGGGGCATGTCGCGCACGCAGATCGTCAACATCCTGCAAGGCGTCAAGGACGGTTTTGAAAAGAAGCTTGAGATCACCGGCGTCGGCTATCGCGCCGCCATGCAGGGCAAGAACCTGCAGCTGGCGCTTGGCTTCAGCCATGACGTCGTCTACGAGACGCCGGCCGGTATCACCATCACCGTGCCGAAGCCGACGGAGATCACCGTGACCGGCATCGACAAGCAGATGGTCGGCCAGGTCGCCGCCGAGATCCGCGAGTATCGCGGTCCCGAGCCCTACAAGGGCAAGGGCGTCCGCTATGCCGGCGAGAAGATCGTCCGCAAGGAAGGCAAGAAGAAGTAA
- the rplR gene encoding 50S ribosomal protein L18: MGTKESTQRRAQRVRRQIKKVAGDRPRLSVHRTSKNIYVQVIDDAKGHTIAAASTLEKDLKGSLKTGADTAAAAAIGKLIAERASKAGVKEVVFDRGAYIYHGRVKALAEAAREGGLSF; this comes from the coding sequence ATGGGTACCAAGGAATCCACGCAGCGCCGCGCGCAGCGCGTTCGCCGCCAGATCAAGAAGGTCGCCGGCGACCGCCCGCGTTTGTCCGTTCACCGCACGTCGAAGAACATCTACGTGCAGGTCATCGACGACGCCAAGGGCCACACCATCGCCGCCGCCTCGACGCTCGAGAAGGACCTCAAGGGTTCGCTCAAGACCGGCGCTGACACCGCGGCTGCGGCTGCGATCGGCAAGCTGATCGCCGAGCGTGCTTCGAAGGCCGGCGTCAAGGAAGTCGTCTTCGACCGTGGCGCCTACATCTACCACGGCCGCGTCAAGGCGCTGGCTGAAGCTGCCCGTGAAGGCGGTCTTAGCTTCTAA
- the rpsE gene encoding 30S ribosomal protein S5, producing MAQERRDGGRGRDREERDDGMVDKLVHINRVAKVVKGGRRFGFAALVVVGDQKGRVGFGHGKAREVPEAIRKATESAKRDMIFVPLRSGRTLHHDVEGRWGAGRVLLRAAKQGTGIIAGGPMRAVFETLGMHDVVAKSMGSSNPYNMVRATFDALKSQMHPKDVAAARGIKYSTLQARRGTAVAAEE from the coding sequence ATGGCACAGGAACGTAGGGATGGCGGCCGCGGCCGTGATCGCGAAGAGCGCGACGACGGCATGGTGGACAAGCTCGTCCACATCAACCGCGTCGCCAAGGTCGTCAAGGGCGGCCGTCGCTTCGGTTTTGCAGCACTCGTCGTCGTCGGCGACCAGAAGGGCCGCGTCGGCTTTGGTCACGGCAAGGCGCGCGAAGTGCCTGAGGCGATCCGCAAGGCGACCGAATCGGCAAAGCGCGACATGATCTTCGTGCCGCTGCGCTCGGGTCGCACGCTGCACCACGACGTCGAAGGACGCTGGGGCGCGGGACGCGTTCTGCTGCGCGCTGCCAAGCAAGGTACCGGCATCATCGCCGGCGGCCCGATGCGCGCCGTCTTCGAGACGCTCGGCATGCATGACGTGGTTGCCAAGTCGATGGGTTCGTCGAACCCGTACAACATGGTTCGCGCCACTTTCGACGCGCTGAAGAGCCAGATGCATCCCAAGGATGTGGCTGCTGCGCGCGGCATCAAGTATTCGACCCTTCAGGCCCGGCGCGGCACCGCCGTTGCGGCTGAAGAATAG
- the rplO gene encoding 50S ribosomal protein L15, translated as MKLNDLRDKDGATHSKKRLGRGIGSGSGKTAGRGVKGQKARSGVAINGFEGGQMPLYRRLPKRGFNNIFAKSFTVVSLARIQVALDAKKLDAKATVTAEALVAAGVIRRVKDGVRILSDGDIKAKLTFDVAGASKAAIEKIEKAGGSVKLPEKAAAE; from the coding sequence ATGAAACTCAACGATCTGCGTGACAAGGACGGCGCGACGCATTCCAAGAAGCGTCTCGGCCGTGGCATTGGCTCCGGCTCGGGCAAGACCGCCGGTCGCGGCGTCAAGGGCCAGAAGGCGCGCTCCGGCGTTGCCATCAACGGCTTCGAGGGTGGCCAGATGCCGCTCTACCGGCGCCTGCCGAAGCGCGGCTTCAACAACATCTTTGCGAAGAGCTTCACCGTCGTGTCGCTGGCTCGCATCCAGGTTGCGCTCGACGCCAAGAAGCTCGATGCCAAGGCGACCGTGACCGCCGAAGCGCTGGTTGCGGCCGGCGTCATCCGCCGCGTCAAGGACGGCGTGCGCATCCTCTCCGACGGTGACATCAAGGCGAAGCTCACCTTCGACGTTGCCGGCGCCTCCAAGGCTGCGATCGAGAAGATCGAAAAGGCCGGCGGTTCGGTCAAGCTGCCGGAAAAGGCAGCCGCCGAGTAA
- the secY gene encoding preprotein translocase subunit SecY, which yields MASAAEQLASNLNFSAFAKAEDLKKRIWFTIGALLVYRLGTYIPLPGINPDAFAQAFNSQSKGVLGMFNMFAGGAVQRMAIFALGIMPYISASIIMQLMTSVIPSLEALKKEGEQGRKIINQYTRYGTVLLALVQAYGISVGLEGGNGIVSDPGVFFRISTIVTLVGGTMFLMWLGEQITARGIGNGISLIIFSGIVAGLPHAISGTLELGRTGALSTGLILAIIVLAVVVIALIVFFERAQRRLLIQYPKRQVGNRMFQGDTSHLPLKLNTAGVIPPIFASSLLLLPATVAGFSQTTNMPAWASTILAALGHGQPLYMAFYAAMIAFFAFFYTAIVFNPKDTADQLKKHSGFIPGYRPGERTADYIDYVLTRITVVGATYLVLVCLLPEFLISATGVPFYLGGTSLLIVVSVTLDTVAQIQGHLIAHQYEGLIKKSKLRGGKKGR from the coding sequence ATGGCTTCGGCTGCTGAACAACTAGCCTCGAATCTGAATTTCTCGGCCTTCGCCAAGGCGGAGGACCTGAAGAAGCGCATCTGGTTCACGATCGGCGCGTTGCTCGTCTACCGCCTCGGCACCTATATCCCGCTGCCCGGCATCAATCCTGACGCCTTCGCCCAGGCCTTCAATTCGCAGAGCAAGGGCGTGCTCGGCATGTTCAACATGTTTGCCGGCGGCGCCGTGCAGCGCATGGCGATCTTTGCCCTCGGCATCATGCCCTACATCTCGGCCTCCATCATCATGCAGCTGATGACCTCGGTCATCCCGTCGCTGGAAGCGCTGAAGAAGGAAGGCGAGCAAGGCCGCAAGATCATCAACCAGTACACGCGCTACGGCACCGTGCTGCTGGCGCTGGTCCAGGCCTATGGCATTTCGGTCGGACTTGAGGGCGGCAACGGCATCGTCAGCGATCCCGGCGTGTTCTTCCGCATCTCGACCATCGTCACGCTGGTCGGCGGCACCATGTTCCTGATGTGGCTCGGCGAGCAGATCACTGCGCGCGGCATCGGCAACGGTATTTCGCTGATCATCTTCTCCGGCATCGTCGCCGGCCTGCCGCACGCCATCTCCGGCACGCTGGAGCTAGGCCGCACCGGCGCGCTGTCGACGGGCCTCATCCTGGCGATCATCGTTCTGGCCGTCGTCGTCATCGCCCTGATCGTGTTCTTCGAACGCGCCCAGCGCCGCCTGCTGATCCAGTATCCGAAGCGTCAGGTCGGCAACCGCATGTTCCAGGGCGATACCTCGCACCTGCCGCTGAAGCTCAACACGGCAGGCGTCATTCCGCCGATCTTCGCCTCGTCGCTGCTGTTGCTGCCGGCAACGGTCGCCGGCTTCTCGCAGACGACCAACATGCCTGCCTGGGCCAGCACCATTTTGGCGGCGCTCGGCCATGGCCAGCCGCTCTACATGGCTTTCTATGCGGCGATGATCGCGTTCTTCGCCTTCTTCTACACCGCGATCGTCTTCAATCCGAAGGACACAGCCGACCAGCTCAAGAAGCATTCCGGCTTTATCCCGGGTTACCGTCCGGGCGAGCGCACCGCCGATTACATCGACTATGTTCTCACCCGCATCACCGTCGTCGGCGCCACATATCTGGTGCTGGTGTGTCTGCTGCCCGAGTTCCTGATTTCAGCGACTGGCGTACCATTCTACCTTGGTGGCACATCGCTTCTGATCGTGGTCAGTGTAACGCTCGATACGGTGGCGCAGATCCAGGGTCACCTGATCGCGCACCAGTATGAGGGCCTGATCAAGAAGTCGAAGCTGCGCGGGGGGAAGAAGGGCAGATGA
- a CDS encoding adenylate kinase, translated as MRLILLGPPGAGKGTQAQRLVEKHAIPQLSTGDMLRAAVQAGTEVGKRAKAVMDAGELVSDAIVNAIVAERIDQADCANGFILDGYPRTLVQADAVESMLADRRLALDAVIELVVDDKALVGRIVKRAEEAKAAGQPVRKDDNPVVFEERLREYYKKTSPLIGYYYAKGKLRGVDGMADIDAVTEQIETVLTAVTHGK; from the coding sequence ATGAGGTTGATATTGCTTGGGCCGCCGGGGGCGGGCAAGGGGACGCAAGCACAAAGACTGGTAGAGAAACACGCCATACCCCAGCTTTCCACGGGGGACATGCTGCGTGCTGCCGTCCAGGCCGGCACGGAGGTCGGCAAGCGCGCCAAGGCGGTGATGGATGCCGGCGAACTGGTTTCCGACGCCATCGTCAATGCCATCGTGGCCGAGCGTATCGACCAGGCCGATTGCGCAAACGGCTTCATCCTCGACGGATACCCGCGAACCCTGGTGCAAGCCGACGCGGTTGAATCGATGCTCGCAGATCGTAGGCTCGCTCTCGACGCCGTCATCGAACTCGTCGTCGACGACAAGGCGCTCGTCGGTCGAATCGTCAAGCGTGCCGAAGAGGCGAAGGCCGCAGGCCAGCCGGTGCGCAAGGACGACAATCCGGTGGTGTTCGAAGAACGCCTGCGGGAGTACTACAAGAAAACCTCGCCGCTGATCGGCTACTACTACGCCAAGGGCAAACTCAGAGGCGTCGACGGCATGGCCGACATCGACGCGGTGACGGAGCAGATCGAAACGGTGCTCACGGCGGTCACACACGGAAAATAA
- the rpsM gene encoding 30S ribosomal protein S13: MARIAGVNIPTNKRVVIALQYIHGIGKKFAQEIVDKVGIPAERRVNQLTDAEVLQIRETIDRDYQVEGDLRREVSMNIKRLMDLGCYRGLRHRRSLPVRGQRTHTNARTRKGPAKSIAGKKK; encoded by the coding sequence ATGGCTCGTATAGCCGGCGTTAACATTCCGACCAACAAGCGCGTCGTCATTGCGCTTCAGTACATTCACGGCATTGGCAAGAAGTTCGCCCAGGAGATCGTCGACAAGGTCGGCATCCCGGCCGAGCGCCGCGTCAACCAGCTGACCGACGCGGAAGTGCTGCAGATCCGCGAGACGATCGACCGCGACTATCAGGTCGAAGGCGACCTGCGTCGCGAAGTGTCGATGAACATCAAGCGGCTCATGGACCTCGGCTGCTACCGCGGCCTGCGTCACCGCCGCTCGCTGCCGGTTCGCGGCCAGCGCACGCATACCAATGCGCGCACCCGCAAGGGCCCGGCCAAGTCGATCGCCGGCAAGAAGAAGTAA
- the rpsK gene encoding 30S ribosomal protein S11 → MAKEAARVRRRERKNISSGVAHVNSTFNNTMITITDAQGNSIAWSSAGAQGFKGSRKSTPFAAQMAAEDVAKKAQEHGMRMLEVEVCGPGSGRESALRALQAAGFTITSIRDVTPIPHNGCRPRKKRRV, encoded by the coding sequence ATGGCCAAGGAAGCCGCTCGTGTTCGCCGTCGCGAACGCAAGAACATCTCGTCGGGCGTTGCCCACGTCAATTCGACCTTCAACAATACGATGATCACCATCACCGACGCGCAGGGCAATTCCATTGCCTGGTCGTCGGCCGGTGCCCAGGGCTTCAAGGGTTCGCGCAAGTCGACCCCGTTCGCTGCCCAGATGGCTGCCGAAGACGTCGCCAAGAAGGCCCAGGAACACGGCATGCGCATGCTCGAAGTCGAGGTTTGCGGACCCGGCTCCGGCCGTGAATCGGCACTGCGCGCCCTGCAGGCGGCCGGCTTCACCATCACCTCGATCCGTGATGTGACGCCGATCCCGCACAATGGCTGCCGCCCGCGCAAGAAGCGCCGCGTCTAA
- a CDS encoding DNA-directed RNA polymerase subunit alpha, translated as MIQKNWQELIKPNKIEFSSKKKTLTTLVAEPLERGFGLTLGNALRRVLLSSLRGAAVTAVQIDGVLHEFSSIAGVREDVTDIVLNIKEIAIRMEGDGPKRMVVRKQGPGAVLAGDIQTVGDVEILNPDHVICTLDEGAEIRMEFTVDTGKGYVPADRNRAEDAPIGLIPVDSLYSPVKKVSYKVENTREGQVLDYDKLTMTIDTDGSISGEDAVAFAARILQDQLGLFVNFDEPQKEVAAEQVTELAFNPALLKKVDELELSVRSANCLKNDNIVYIGDLIQKTEAEMLRTPNFGRKSLNEIKEVLAAMGLHLGMEVPDWPPENIEDLAKRYEDQY; from the coding sequence ATGATCCAGAAAAATTGGCAGGAACTGATCAAGCCGAACAAGATCGAGTTCTCGTCGAAGAAGAAGACGCTGACCACGCTGGTCGCCGAGCCGCTCGAGCGCGGCTTTGGTCTCACGCTCGGCAACGCGCTGCGCCGCGTGCTTCTGTCTTCGCTGCGTGGCGCGGCTGTGACCGCCGTACAGATCGACGGCGTTCTGCATGAATTCTCGTCCATCGCCGGTGTGCGCGAGGACGTGACCGACATCGTCTTGAACATCAAGGAAATCGCCATCCGCATGGAAGGCGATGGCCCCAAGCGCATGGTCGTGCGCAAGCAGGGACCAGGTGCGGTTCTCGCCGGCGACATCCAGACGGTTGGCGACGTCGAGATCCTCAATCCCGACCACGTCATCTGCACGCTGGACGAGGGCGCTGAAATCCGCATGGAATTCACCGTCGACACCGGCAAGGGCTACGTGCCGGCCGACCGCAACCGCGCCGAAGACGCGCCGATCGGCCTCATCCCGGTCGACAGCCTCTATTCGCCGGTCAAGAAGGTCTCCTACAAGGTCGAGAACACCCGCGAGGGCCAGGTTCTCGATTACGACAAGCTGACCATGACCATCGACACCGACGGTTCGATCTCGGGTGAGGACGCTGTGGCGTTCGCTGCCCGCATCCTGCAGGACCAGCTTGGCCTGTTCGTCAATTTCGACGAGCCGCAGAAGGAAGTTGCCGCCGAGCAGGTGACCGAACTTGCCTTCAATCCGGCGCTGCTGAAGAAGGTCGACGAGCTCGAGCTTTCAGTGCGTTCGGCCAACTGCCTGAAGAACGACAACATCGTCTATATCGGCGACCTGATCCAGAAGACCGAAGCGGAGATGCTGCGCACCCCGAACTTCGGCCGCAAGTCGCTGAACGAGATCAAGGAAGTCCTGGCGGCGATGGGCCTGCACCTCGGCATGGAAGTGCCGGACTGGCCGCCGGAAAACATCGAAGACCTCGCCAAGCGCTACGAAGATCAATATTGA